A window of Narcine bancroftii isolate sNarBan1 chromosome 6, sNarBan1.hap1, whole genome shotgun sequence genomic DNA:
GCAAATAAAcaacaaaagatcatctgcatacaaGGAAATTTTATATTCAATTCCCTTTATAAAAATACCACTAAATTCTCTACTATCCCACAAAGCTGTCACTAGAAGTTCCAAACTAAGATCGAAAAACAAAGGGCTTAATGGGCAACCTTGCCGAATTCCCCTATAAAGCCTAAAAAAATGTGATTGTTGCGCATTTGAGCGTATTGAAGCACTTTGACATAAATACATTAGTTTAATCCACTTTATAAAAATTGGACCAAAGTTGAATGTCTTTAAAACTGCAAACGCACCTTTCCATTCAActcagtcaaatgctttttcgACATCCTGCAATAAAACACATTCATTATTGGGTTGGAAGGAAAGTATTATATTCAATAACTGAAGATTATGATCACACAAGTAATGGTTTTTGATAAAACATGTCTGGTCAGTATTGAtaattaatggtaaaatattctctatTCTATGGACAAATTTTAGATAAAATCATATCTACGTTAGGTAATGGTCTATAAGAGGAACATTCAGTTGGTTCCTTCCTTTTCTTCAAGATAAGGGATATATTCACATCATTAAAAGAGAAGGGAAGTTTCCCATCCTTAAATGAATCATCCAACACAGAACTTAGATATGGTACCAGAGATTTAGAAAAAGATttctaaaattcaacaaataACCATCTGGTCCTGGGGCTTTACCAGATTGCAATGAAGAAATGGCTACAATTAATTCATCTTGAGAAATAGGAGCTTTAAGACTTGTGTGTTTATCTTGTGAAATAGTTGGTAAATTCAAATGATCTAATAAATCCGACATAGAGGTAATATTGAATTCTGAAATATAAAGTTTAGAGTAAAATTcctttaaaattcctttaaaatctaatttatttcagaattatctctaGTCATTGTACCatcatctctcctaatctcagggacatcccagtggctaaccatttcaattatgCACCACAGTCCCACACTGAGTCTGGCCTTgtacactgccaaactgaggccaccacaaattggaggaacaatacttaatgggcactctccaaccagatgacattaacattgacttttccagtttccattaggcccttcccctgtctctccctcttcccctatccctctgtcttcattcctccagtgccccacccccttccttctctattcagTGAGttacacccctcccccatcatctcAGTTATTTTTTCTTCCACCTTTGCACGGTGCTCCTCCACCCAACTTTTtgctgcctactttttgctcatactttgattaagggctcaagcctgaaacattggtcatagATCTTtgcttcctacggatgctgcataacctgctgaatttctccagcagttttgtgtattaaactacaatcacagcaactgcagactttcttgtttaacattaATTCAACTTGCCACATATCTGTGTCCTTCTCAACCATTCCTCTCCATTCCATAGAACAGGCATGTAACTCCTACACCAATTTGAACTTTCTCTTATTCAACAAGTGAATTTCCTAGCATAATCAGTGTAATTGGTTCTCATCCTTTCTCAGTGCAAAGTAATAGTGAATAAGATTAGACTGTTTCAGAGAATGAGAGTGgcaaagaatttaaaattaagaggcaaattatttttctttcattggtTTACAGGTTACAGCTATTTTTAAGAACTCTAAGGAATGCATTGATCAGAAAGTGTATCAAGCCGAAATTGATAATGTTCCTGCTGCATTTGTTGATGGTTCTGTAAATGGTGGTGAAAGAAATGGAGCAAACAGTCTGGTTATAAAGAAAAAGATGAATGCTAGCCACGTGGAGATCCAAGCGAGTTACATTGGCACAACTTTGATAGTGCGCCAGGTGGGTCATCACTTGAGCTTTGCCATCCTCATGCCAGAGGAAGTGGCAAGTTCACATATGGAGGAGTGGGACCTGCAACTCTGCTTATCAGGTTGCCCTTTTGAGAAAAGGCTGTCCTGGAATGCTCACCTCCACAATGTACAAAGGGCCAAAGCAAAATGCAAAGAGGGACTGCCAATAGAAGATGCTTACTTTGAGTGTTGTGTCTTTGATATTCTGGTGACTGGTAATCCTAATGTTTCACTATCAAcattcagagctgtggaagatGCAAAAATGTTATACCCAGATAAGGAGTTGGTTCATGTGTTCAGGAACTATGTGCCTCGTGGACCAACCCCTTGCTGCCTTCCATTGTTGACTTCTGTGCTATGGATACTCTTTTGCAACAAGGATATTCTCTTTTAAATCCTGGGCGTCTAAAAACTGAATCCAAATCTGAAGTTACAAAGGATGTTGTTGAATTTACCAATAATGAACACCACATGAGAACTCCACCCTGCCTTGTCATCTTTTACACTTAATTCATGGTTTTGAGATCAAGTTGCTACTTCAGTCATTCAGCCGCCACACTGAGATCCTTTGAGTATCTAATTCTTAACACACAAACAATGATTCTAGCTCCAGTTTCAGACTTATATTGTCACCAATGTGGAAATGATCATAATTATCTGAGTTTATATTTACAATTAAGCTCAGCTAATTATGTACATTGCATTTTTGTAGTCAACAAAATGTTGCCTACTCTATTCACTTTTCTGTCTTGTCAGATATCTACAATGCACAGTACAATCCAGAAGCTTCAGTCAAACAATCAGCCACAGAGAAAcagaaactacagatgctggaatcttgaacaaacaatagaggagctcagtgggtcagacagcattcatgggtagaaatggtcagtcaacattttgagtatCATGTAtatcaaagggaaaaaaaaagcagggtGGGGGGGCCAAGAGGTGATAGGGCATTGAACAGGGTGGAGGGTGAAGTGGagtgacaggtagagggagagaccactgagggggaatggagggagggggggtttagagAGAAAGTATGAACTGGAATAGGTAAAaagatggaaacaatggaaccAGAAAGAGGTGAGGGTTaccaaaatcagaaaaaaaaagttcatgccACTGGGTTTAGGGCTTTTCTGGAGAAATATGAGTAGTTTTTCCTCaaatttacatttggcctcactctAGCAACGGATGTGATTGAGGACAGACATGTCTATGTGGGAATGTTGAGGGGACTTGAAATGataaggccaaatgtaaacttgaggaaccaaCAGACTCCCCATAAGAGTCAAGAAATTGCCTTATTTATACTATAAATAGTACTAACATAAGGCAATGTTAGGGCTGCTATTCCATAAGACTTTGTTAATCAGTAGTTTATGTCATTGCTGACCTTTTACTTCAGCAAGTAATTAATGATAATTGTTCTGTGCAAGCCACAAAATCCACAATCCAGATACAAGATTGGTTAACGATAAAAGCGAGTaaatttttccacacggtttggTGAGAAAGCAGTTAACTGAAATTCATTCCGATCTGAAATATGGATTTGCTAAACAATTCCTTTCACAAGGTCTGAATACCTGTAAACATTTTCTACTGGCACCCCCTACCCTTTCTGTTAGCAACTGGCATTACATTCTGTGTGACCAAACCTTGTTATAATGCACAAATTGGGTACTATTGCTCAAAAGAtacatagaaatggtcagttaaattcctaccaaagaagaaaagatgtaCAAAACTGCTTTTCGCTTGGAGTAAAAGGATGTTCTGCTGCTTCTTGCATGAGAATCCCTGAGCAGTGTCGGTGGCTTGTCTCACCTTCATTAATGTGAGTTACAGTCTGGGTAGGTTTGCTGCCGGATGTCTATCAAACAATGTCTGGTATTAATTTCCTTTGGAAAGACTTGCAACTCTAAGTGTGTAAAATAACAGCATGTTTATGCTTGGTTTCACTGTGCTTCCCAGTTATATCTGTGGAGTAATGTGGAGTATATATTGGATCTATTCAAGTAAATATCTAAAAATGATCAGTTAGCTAAGAATATATTATAGATATAAGGATAAATTATAGCACCCTACATGATGTCAATGAGGTGCTAAACTGGGcaataaattatattttacatctagTTGTGAATAGGAATATTCACACAGATAACCAAAGAGATAGATATTAAGTAGCATCAAAGCAGAAAGAGGTATCCAGACACAGTTGGTTAGGGTGTGAATACGAtagtttagggcagtggttctcaaccctcttTTGCCTAggtttcattttaatttacaaaaaaaacataCGCCCCACCATTAAtggaaaagttatatattcaaaataagttttaattaaataatttactgcaagtgtatttcaatgcaattaaggtcaggaatacactcaaacacatatttcatattcatcttctacttcaatatgtcaaccatctcaaatacAGACTCCCCGACTTATGTCCATCTCCACATATGgctgaaattttttttgaaaactgtACAGGTCATATTCTCCCTTGTTCCTGCCAGGAGCCCAATGTGCCCGCTCCTGCCGGGAGGCTGATGACCCCACTCCTGCTAGGAGCCCAATGTTCCTGCTCCTGCAGGGAGCCCGAGGTGATGCCAGGTAACTGGGGCAGTGGCATCACCTCATAAACTACATTGTGATTTGGAATGCATGCGCAGATTGCTGTTTGTTCTCTctgcctcttcaatctctctcattCCCCAGAGAAGGAAATctgcataattaaaaaaaaatgctgttgggTCCTTCAAAGCACGTTTCCTTGACATCACTAGAGGAGGAGTTCTGAAATGAAAATTTACACGATTACAGTGAAAATTGGACTTATCCGTGGAAAATAATGCCTCTTGCAAGAGCTGGGTGGTGACCAATCTCTCATGAgaactggccttggtggccactaTGTTGTATTTAACAAACTATAGCAGGAATAGAGGGCAATTCTGATATATGTCCATTCTGAGATATGACTGCCGGCCAGAACGGAACATGAATGTACGGTGGAAGTACCTGTAATTACAAGTGGCTGGTCATCTGCGGGTGATTGTACAGATGGAGAGGGGTAGCCAAAGACTGATTTGAAAACATGATAGATAACACTGAACAACAAAGATTTTACTTCCAGAACACCtttaggtgtattttatgtaATTTGCTGAAAAATTGTCTTAAAATTTCTTATCACATACCATTctttagatgtaacctattttgtaatttcctgtcatattttaagtctactagtatattgcccacaagaAAGCTGTTctggtcagtccaagcatccCTGGGCATGCATCCAATGCAGGTGttttgcaaatgttgtcttagccCTGGGCATGCTCagccaggatagatgcagacaggctttaAAAGCATCTCACCTcgacagatgctgtgcattgcaTTGATATAGATTGCACACATATTGATGCACATATTCTTCAGgaaatagcatagtgagtgcaaTTAATAATATCTTTAATTGaccaggaagattcaatacagcagaaatgtttcatcaatgttgcaacagctgcaatacattcttTTGTGGCAAGTAgatgcttaaggctcaaagacgcagcatgactgcacattaagaaagcctatgagctctacttcagttgtaaaattggtgaccaagacaaaccttgggctcctcacatttgttgtgcaacatgtggaGCTgatctgagagcttggctcagcatcattatgtgattaaacatgttaaatccaataaaaattaatatttctccaacttcctatatgatacagaaaatctgaaattatctttgtgttcagtttgaacaggaagcaaaccttttgaaaaagcgTGTTGTCCAGTCTAATCCAGACAATGATTCAAGAATTGCTCCTTCAATTTCTACTTGTCTTTCACTTCACAACAGCCACAGTATTATCCTTTTCAAAGCTGTTATGTAATTTCCATGCACAGCTGCAGATTACACCCATTTTCCAGGGATTAATGCCAGTCACTGCTAACTTTCTATGCAAATATTCCGATCCAGCAAAATTATTTGGAAATGTTCTCCAGACCTTAGGTTGGAAAACAAACTTCTTTCATAAAAGCACAGCCATTCAAAATGTTCATTTTCTCACTCCCCTAATTTCATCATTCTATATAGGAATTCCACTATTGAATTTTGAAAAATCACAGGTTTTAAATGTTGAGATATTAATAACTAAACTGCATCACCCCATAGATTATGATCTAACTGAACATCTCTAATTATTAATCCTTAATTGCATGACTTCCAGAGTGTGGAATATCATCAGTGTCCTGACACAATCTTCATCCATTTGAGTAAAAAGGTGTTTAAAGATCAAGGATgcaacacaaaagtttgcagatgctgtgattttaataaaaacacactGTCAGTCAATTCGATAATGAGACATAagctgagaatatgggcacaatttaggaaattctttggcTATCTCAATGTTTCTCTTGCTAGCCCTATTATAaagaatcatctttttcaaccgtCTATCTTGGATTCAGTTTTCAAGGAGTGTGTTAGATTGGGTACAGTTTTTGGGATCTGTATATTTGAGGtaattttgcttcatttgaacaactaaCAGTTAAATTCAACTTTCTTTACAGGCATTTTTTTTAGATACCTACAAATTCGGCATTTTGCTCAGTCCAAACTTCCTAATTTTCCTCGAATTTCTGaaaccaatatccttgatttattttttgatccAAGAATATGTTCTGGGAGCGGGATCAAGAATGAATGGGAGCATGATTTAAATATATTGATTCCACGTGAAGACTGGGATACCACACTTGATCTGATTAAAGATACTTCTTTCTGTGCATGACATTGTTTACTATAAAGTCATACATAGgatacatatgtccaaagttaaactGAGTTATTTTTATTCTGAAGCTGATTCACATTGTGATAAATCTTTGAGGCTTTTCTCATTCATATGTTTTGAGAATGTCCAAAACTAAAAGAATTTTGAGAACAAttcttccaaactttatcagagattcttaggattaaaCTCAAACTGTGCCCttgtattgctttgtttggttattctcaagAGGAGAATATTTCCTTGAAATTACGTTTAAAAATAGTAACTTTAACTGAATTGATAGCCAGTCAAGAaaatttgatgaaatggaaagatagctTAGCACCAACTCATATGTAATGGGTACAGGAcattatgtcttgcttgagtttggaaataaaaatagatataacattaaagagatcaaggttgaacTTGACAAGATATTGGCTCCATTCATGTACACTATCATAATTTGAATAGATAGGCGGGGTGCTCTGGGGGGGTTTCCTGTCCGATGTCCAGGAGCTGAGACTCAATTCTTTATATattatttgctggtgactgtgtttagagggaggggtaggataagaatggggggggggggaaattcttcttttctttctactTTCCTTTATAAGTAGAAGAGATTAGTCCAATTAGATAACCAACAATGAATATATcataatattagaatatgaggtgaagttttcatgagaatttccattttattcgAGCATTGTGTACAAGACAATGTATAACTTATCATTCATATTccgtattgcattatataaaagttatgtaactaatatgtagacaatatataacataatatttctctctaccaaatcaataaaaatatttttaaaagaaaagcacaaaaatgctggaggaactcaacaggtcacgcagcatgcaTAAGAGGTAAGgattacataaccaacattttgggccagtgCCCTTGCTCAAGGTAACTTTAacccctatggacactgcaagactgctgagttcctccagcatttgtgttcttACTATGTTTAAAGATCAAAATCTCAACTTCATTAAATAAACTTATGGTTCTGCCCTCATATGTGCTTCTACAACTTAAGCCAACCTACAGGAGATAATTCAAGGCACTGGAGCAATACCAACAATGCAATCTCCAgaaaatataatggaggataAGGAAACCAACATCAATATTCTACCCTAGGCAACATCCCCATCACCAAGGGTCCAATTACACCTCAGTTTCTGTTGGGGTAGCCACATTTTTAATGCCAGACATTTGACtcccaaaaaataaattttgaaatttgtCACAGGAGGACAGTATGAGAAGAATGgaggaaaagatttaaagatgtTTTCAATTCCCTTGAAAGCAAAGCAAAATACCTGGCCAATAGCCACTCAAAATGGTAAAGAAGAATTTAGAATGACACAAAGAACTTCAAGCCCATGTAATGGGAGCACATAGAAGCTTGACATGAACTGGAGAAGGAATACAAAAAAGATTGCCTTTTGGTCCTCCTCCATCTGTAGTGGAGTCATTAGTCAACATCAAACTCACAGCACTAGGGAGTCAGCAAGATATCCTGAAGGACTGGACAAGTAGAAAAGGACAATTGCATAATTAGGATTGAAATCAAattcttttctattttccttgtttttaaatttaaaactgaatATTCTTCCTTTTCTCAGCAGAATTATCCATGCTCAAGGTACAAAGGGGAATTTAAaataacacaaagctggagaaactcagcagggcaagcagcgtcctttatatagcaaaggtaaaaatatacaactgacgttttgggcttgagcccttcatcaaggtatggaaggaAATATCAGcaaatgtctgaacaaaagagtggtcgcaaaggcaggaggtgataggtggagcagTGAGGGAGGGGATAGCACTGTTTAAGGAGAGAAGGGATGGCTAGGGGAAGtaatgaggaagggagggaggagaactggaaagctGAAAAGAAGAGGAGGGgatagaggagagcaggttagcagaaactggagaagtcaatgttaataccatctagttggagagtgctttgctgagcaccttcactccatccgcACCAATGACAAAGAGCTCCCAGTAgcaaaccatttcagttctgtatcacaatcccacactcacatgtctgtccatagtcccaccaagaccacccacaaattggaggaacgtctcctgattttctgtctggacactctccagccagatggcattaatgttgacttttccattttctgctaacctgctctcttccccctcccccttcccatcctctttccagttctcctccttccATTTCTCTCCCTTCATCTCgacatccctcctctccttgatccctgctgtcccctccttcccttctccacctatcacctcctgccattGTGACCACCCCTACCCCCcatactcttttgtttggatgcctgccgacattttccatactttgatgaagggctcaagcccaaaacatggggtagttttacctttgctatataaaggaaactgcttgacctgctgagtttctccagctttctgtttttacttcatccatagtatctgcagattttcatgttttgctTCTTACAAAGGAAGAAAGGAATAGTTGGGTCAAATGGCATGTTCCTATCTGTATAATAAATATAATCTTGTGTGAGCTCCATTGAGCATATTTTTTTAACTGTGGAATGATTGTCTGACTGTTCTTTAACAAGATCTTGAACACAATTACAATTGCACATTGACAAATTTCAGACTTCTCAACTAGTGATATCGTACACTGAAAagacaaatgctggaaatgcacagCAGTTCAATCTCAAAATATCTAAAAGGAACAGGTGCATTGATGtacaaatatttcaaattttaagCACTAAGCAACATTTTGCAGAAAATCAGtgatcacatttatcagtatACTGAATTAAAGCAAATGTAGTAAACATGCATTGAAATTTTTACATCAACACTTGTAAAAGCAGCTGATGCgacccactgctttcagactTTAAGGTAATGTGGGTTGCAAGCATATTTGTTGCAGAGCAAATAACCAGTTTTAAAATACAAATACTGCATAGCATGTTAATCATTTTTTGTAACAAGATAATGCAGAGTAGAAGTAAAATTGAAACAAGAAGCAAATCTGTAGCATATTGTCATTCAAATTACAGTACTTTGTATTTTCTCTGCAGTATGTATTCAAGTCAAGTTTTATTAAAGAAAGTGCAGTACTGTAATTGTTTACTATTTAGTTTATTTTTCAATGTGATCTTTTGCTTTATAGACAATGTATTCTAAAGAGCAACAGCATTGATGGAAAAATGGcaactttaaaatattaatt
This region includes:
- the LOC138736712 gene encoding repulsive guidance molecule A-like isoform X4; the protein is MIPSSLSSLQLQLVLRIMLVYRFCDSVMSQCRILRCNSQFVSATSHLDDSLNEDFCIALRFYSQCTQRSSWFCRGDLAYHSAVQGIEDLMIKHNCSKDGEVSLPRQRVPADNQENPHLPDTCKYENSFYFKQQQKPTYLHCGIFGNLHIRTFYNDFQTCQVQGAWPVIDNNYLSLQLTNAPISPHHNISAISKVTAIFKNSKECIDQKVYQAEIDNVPAAFVDGSVNGGERNGANSLVIKKKMNASHVEIQASYIGTTLIVRQVGHHLSFAILMPEEVASSHMEEWDLQLCLSGCPFEKRLSWNAHLHNVQRAKAKCKEGLPIEDAYFECCVFDILVTGNPNVSLSTFRAVEDAKMLYPDKELVHVFRNYVPRGPTPCCLPLLTSVLWILFCNKDILF
- the LOC138736712 gene encoding repulsive guidance molecule A-like isoform X7; translation: MSQCRILRCNSQFVSATSHLDDSLNEDFCIALRFYSQCTQRSSWFCRGDLAYHSAVQGIEDLMIKHNCSKDGEVSLPRQRVPADNQENPHLPDTCKYENSFYFKQQQKPTYLHCGIFGNLHIRTFYNDFQTCQVQGAWPVIDNNYLSLQLTNAPISPHHNISAISKVTAIFKNSKECIDQKVYQAEIDNVPAAFVDGSVNGGERNGANSLVIKKKMNASHVEIQASYIGTTLIVRQVGHHLSFAILMPEEVASSHMEEWDLQLCLSGCPFEKRLSWNAHLHNVQRAKAKCKEGLPIEDAYFECCVFDILVTGNPNVSLSTFRAVEDAKMLYPDKELVHVFRNYVPRGPTPCCLPLLTSVLWILFCNKDILF